The genomic window CAGTTTCACGAACACGAGCGCCGCCCCCAGCAGCGCGGCATTTTTCGCGAAGTGGAAGAACTCCTGTTGTCGCAGTTCGGGGTCGTCGACCGTCCAGAAGTCGTGCATCACCGGCGTCGCACCGGCGAAAAATCCCGCGACCGCGGCGGCCGACGCGGCGGGGACTCGCCACAGCGCCACGCCGAGACCGCCGAACAGGAGCCCGCCGCTCGTCGCCGGCACCGACAGCGACGGGATCGGCGCGTTCTTCGACTCGGCGTACTGGATCCGCGCCTCGAGGTTCCGGAGGTTGTCCATTGCCATGAACGCGAGGACGGCACCGAACAGGACCCGCCCGAGCCGGGACGGCCCGCTCTCGGCGACCGAGTTCTCGTCCGCTTCCGCCCGGCGGAGCGTTCCACGCTCGCTACTGTGTTGCGTCTCGCGCTGGAAGGGGCTACGCATACGGTGGCGTAGACGCGCGACGGGTTTCAGTACGGCCGTGACATTTGCGTGTCTCGCGAGCGCTGACAGTCTCTGAAAAACACAGGTTAGAGCCCGTGACAAAGGTGTTTATCCCTCACCGTGGTGGGATCGCGTATGCGACGACGAGACCTCCTCGCCGGCACGACCGGCGCGATCTGTGGACTGGCCGGTTGTACGGGCTCGACGTTCGAACGGCTCCAGTCGGAGCGTCCGGATATCGATGACGAATCCGCCGACTCGAGCGACGGAACCGACCGGGACGCCGCCGAACCGGAAGCGGACGACCCGATCGTCGTCGGCGACCCCGACGAGGTGCCGTTCCTCGCCGCGCACCCGCCACACGAACTCGAGTTACGGAACGAGGGCGAGACGGATCGAACGATCTCCGTTGAGATTACGACCGACGGCGGCGATGGCGGCGGGAGCGACGGTGGCGATAGCGAGGACAGTAGCGACGAGCGAGATGATAACGCACTGCTCGAGCGCGATCTCGACATCGCGGCGGGCGAGGCGCTCGAACTCGTCCTCGTCGAGCCGCGGTCGTACACGGTCACCGTGGCCACGAGTAGCGACGACGGCACGAGTCAGTCGACCGTGACCGACGGCGTCGACCGGCGGCCGTTCGACTGTACTCGCTCTCGAACGAGCATCGCGCTCAGCGAATCCGGCGTGCAGACCGAATCGACCTCGACGTCGATCCCCTGTCCAGTGCCCGAAGTCACGGACGCGTCGCTCGCGGTCGGCGAGGGGGAGTGTGCGGGCCGGACCGACGGCGACGGTGCGACCGTCGAGTTCGCGGACGAGGCCGTCGTCGTCGACGGCGACATCGGAACGCCGACGCCCTGTCACGGCCTGTCGCTCGCGGACGCGGCCTACGACGAGGGCGGTGACGTTCTCACGGTGACCGTCGCCGTCGGCGAACAGGAAGCCGACAACTGTACCGACTGCCTCGGCGTCGTCGACTACGAGGCGCGGATCGACCTCTCGGGGCGCTATCCGAACCGCGTCGAAGTCCATCATCGGAGCGACGAGGAGGACCAGCAGATCACCGCGGCCGAGTATTCGGCGGACTAACGGCCAAAAAGGGGCCGAAAGCGGCGGCAAATCGACCCGATATCGGCGGCTCGAATCAGTGCTCGACGAGTTCGACCAGAATCCCGCCGGTGTCCGCCGGGTGCAAGAATGCCACCGAGTGGCCCCACGCGCCCGGTCGCGGCTCCTCGTCGATCAGCGTCACGTCGTGGTCGCGGACCGTCTCGAGGGCACCCTCGAGGTCGTCCGTCGCGAGCGCGAGGTGATGGACGCCCGCCCCGTCGTCCTCGAGGTAGCGCGAAATCGTCCCCTCCTCGAGCGGCTCGAGCAGTTCGAAATAGCCGTCGCCGCAGTCGAGGAAGACGACTCGCATGCCGTCGAACGCCTCCTCGTGGGCGACCTCGAGGCCGAAAAGGTCGCCGTACAGTGCCGCGAGGTCCGCTGCGTCGTCGGTCGCGATCCCGGCGTGATCGAAGTGCATCGTAATCGTACTGCGTGGAGGGGCCGTGTTACTGTTATGATTTTTCGTTGGATTCGATCCGGATCGAGCGACGGACTGTGGCGTCAGCGGCCGATCACTCGAGCCCCAACTGCGCGGCCAGTCGATCCGAAACCCCGCCGCCGAGGTCGAACACGGCGCGCATCTCCTCGGGCGAGAGTTCGAAGTCGAAGATATCGGCGTTCGCCTCGATGTGTTCCCGACTCGCCGCCTTCGGAATGGCCGCGACGAAGGGGTGCTGGACGAGCCATCGCAACGCGACCTGTGCCGCCGACTTGCCGTATGGCTCCCCGATCGCCGCCAGCCGCTCGTCGCCGACGACATCGCCCTCCGCGAGTGGGCTGTACGCCGTCAGGAGGACCTCGTTCTCGAGACAGTACGCGAGGAGGTCATCGCGCCGGTGGAAGGGATGGTACTCCACCTGATTCGTGATGATCGGCGTTTCGGAACGGGCGATCGCGTCCTCGAGCCCGTCGACCCCGAAGTTGCTAATGCCGATGTGGTCGACCAGCCCGTCACGTTGCAGGTCGTTCATCGCACCGATCGTCTCCGCGAGCGGCGCTTCGTCGCTCGGTCCGTGTAACAACAGGAGGTCGACGGTTTGGAGTTCGAGCCGCTCGAGGCTCGCCTGCGTGGATTCGCGCACGTCTGCGGGGGCCGCGTTGTCGGGGTGGACCTTCGTCACGACGAAGACGTCCTCGCGGTCGACCTCGCTTTCGGCGATCGCCCGGCCGACCGCGGCCTCGTTGTCGTACAGCTGGGCGGTGTCGACGTGTCGGTAGCCGACCGCCAGTGCGGTTTCGACGGCTCGCCGGCAGTCGTCGCCGGTCATGCGCGCAGTACCGAGCCCGAGCGCCGGGACCTCGGCCCCTTGCGCGATGACGGTCCCCGTCGTCGTATTCGTGCTCATGGACGGCCGTACACCGCCGCTCGGTATCAAGGTCACCCCGGCGAGGAACGACCGCCGACCGATATCGCTGCTCGGCGGATTCCGAAAAAAATCGTCGACGGCGCGAGTCGATCGGCTCTCCGTCGCGGGTGACGACTCGAGGCGTTACGCGTCGGTCGCGTTGGCGTCGGCCTCGGTGTCGTTGGTCGCGGTATCGTTCATCCCGGTTTCGTTGTCCGCAGTCTCGTTGCCCTCGGCGATGGGCTCGTCCTGCGTGTCCTCCGTCGCGTTCTCGTCGGCTTCCTGCTCTTCGGGAGCCGCCTCGTCGTCCGTCTCGGGTGCCGAGAGGGAATCGCCCTCGTCCGGCGGGACGATCTGCATGACCGCGCCCGTGTCGCCTTCGGGAACGCCCTCCTGATTCGCGAGCACGTAGACGTTCCCGTCGTCGTCGTGACCGAACTGCCGGACGAAGTAGGGGAACGAGCCGTCCTCGGTGCCCGAAACTTGGAGGGCCTCCATGTCCCAGAGTTCGTCTCGAGGGACGACCTCCTGATCCGCGGCGTCCGCTCCGCCGCCATCTCCTGCGGTCTCGTTCATGCCGGCCGACTCGTTCATGCCGGCCGACTCGTTCATACCGGCCGACTCGTTCATACCGGCCGTTTCGTTCCCCTCGTCGATGGGCTCGTCCTGCGTGTCCTCCGTCGCGTTTTCGGGGGCTTCCGACTCGTTGGGGCTCATCCCTTCGGTCTCGTTGCCGCCGGCGTCGCCGCCCATCGATTCGCCGCCGTCTTCGGGCTCCGAGGCGGCGAGGAGCCGACCCGCGGGTTCCTGACGGGCCGGGTCGGCCGTCCAGTCACCGAAGACGTACTTGCCGTCTAGTTCCTCGATATCACCGGCTTCGTACACGTGGCCGCCGATGATCGTGATCCCGACCGGCTCGCCGTCGTAGACGTGCGGGTACTCGACGATCGGGTCCTGAAGCTCCTGTCCGTCGTAGGGCGCTTCGTCGGGGGCCGAGTCGGGACAGTCCTCCGGCGGATCGCTCGGGCTGTCCGTGCTAAAGCAGTGGGTCCCCTCCTTGATGTTCCAGCCGTAGTTGCCGCCGGCCTCGACGATGTTCGCCTCCTCGAAGAGGTCCTGCCCGGCGTCGGAGACGAACAGCCGGCCGTCGCTGTCGAACGAGATGCCGAACGGGTTTCGCATCCCCCACGCGTAGTACTCGTCGCGGGCGTCGTCGACGTCGACCAGCGGGTTGTCGTCCGGAATGCCGTACGGCCGCTCGTCGCTCTCGACGTCGACGTCGATCCGGTGGACGCCGCCGAGCAGATTCTCGCTGACGTCCTGTCCGTTCCCGCCCGCGTTGTCGTCGTACCAGTCCTCGACGTGGCCCTCCATGTCGTCGTTCGCCCCGCCGCCGTCGCCCATCGGGACGTAGAGGTAGCCGTCGGGGCCGAACGCCATCGGCCCGGCGTCGTGGTTGTACTGGGGCTTCTGGAACTCCATCAGGACCCGTTCGGAGTCGGGGTCGGCCTGACTCATGTCCCCGTTCGCCTGATACTCGGAGACGACTTCGACGTGGCTCCAGCCCTCGGGCGTCTCGTCGTTCGGCGGGGCGCTGTAGTGGATGAAGAAGCGGCCGTTCTCCGCGAAGTCGGGGTGGAACTCGACGCCGAGCAGCCCCCGCTCGTCGTAGTCCTGATTCGGGTCCGCATAGTCGCCCTCGAACGTCCCGAGTTCGACGAGCTGGTCGCTGACATCGAGGAACGGCTCGTCCTGCAGGCCGTCGTCAGTGACGACCCAGAGCTCGCCGGTCTGGTCGGCGACGAAGTACCGGTCCTCGTCTTCGTCCGCCACGGCGAAGTCCGTCGGCGCGGTCATTCCCTCCGCGAGCGTCTGGACGCCGATCTCCGTTCCCGGCTCGAAGAAGGCCTCCGCCTCACCGTCTCCGGACTCTTCGGCCGCTCCGTTACCGCCACCGCCGACCGAGACATCTCCGCGCATCGTCGCTCGATGGGGCTCGCAGTAGTACTCGGCCATCTCGCTCGTCGCCTCGAACTCGAGGGACTGCGTCTCTCCCTGCTCGCTCATGAGTTCGGTCCGCTCGAGGTCCTCGCCCTCGCTGTCAACGATGACGAGGTTGTGGGCGGCACCGTCGAGGTTCTCCCACGTGATCTCGTAGGTGGTTCCCTCCTCGAGTTCCAGCGTCGGGTTCGTTTCGTCCGCGATTTCCTCGGGTGCGACGCCGATCCAGCCGCTCGTCTCGCCGCCGAGCTCGATCGACTCGGTCTCCTGGGCGAGTGCGACGTTGCCCAGACCGACGACCCCACCCGCGGCCGCGGCGGCTTGCAGTACGCGGCGGCGGGACGTCGATGGATAGTTGCCGGCCGACTCCGTTCCGGGGGTCGATCGCTCGTCGGGTTGCTCGCTCATGTTGGGCTCACACCAGCGCCGTTGCCCGATACGAGGATAAACCGGTTCGACTGTTTCCCCGAATTCCTAGCCCAATAGTAGATTGTCTCCGAATCGCCCGACGGAGTCGGGTGTAAAACGGTATTACTCGAGAGACATCGGCGATGTTACTCGAGTCTAATTCGAGATTCAACCGCTCGGACTGCGCTCTCGGGCTTCTATTTGGGAATTGGTCACACAGGATCGGCACGGATCCGCTGGGGAGTCTCGCCGACCGATTCGACTTCGACGCCGAGGGCCGAATCCCGACGAGGTTCTCAGACCGCGCCGCCGGGCTGGTACTCCCCGAACTCGTCGCGCATGACGTTACAGATCTCGCCGACCGTGGCGTAGGCCTTGACCGCGTCGATGATGTACGGCATCAGGTTCTGGTCGCTCCGCGCCGCGTCGCGCAGCGCCTCGAGGGCCGCGTCGACGGCTTCGTCGTCGCGGGACTCGCGGACCGATTCGAGGCTGTCGATCTGTCGCTGCTGGTCTTCCTCGGTGACCTCCTCGACGTCCATCGCCGGGTCCTCGTCGACCTCGAACTCGTTGACGCCGACGATGATCCGCTCTTTCTCCTCGATCTCCTTCTGGCGGTCGAAGGCCGTGTCCTGGATCTGGCGCTGGACCCACTGTTGTTCGACGGCCTCGAGCATGCCGCCGCGGTCGTCGACCTCGTCCATGATCTCGTAGGCCTCTTCCTCGACCTCGTCGGTCAGCGATTCGACGTAGTAGCTGCCCGCCAGCGGGTCGATGGTGTCGGCCGCGCCGGACTCGTGGGCGAGGATCTGCTGGGTTCGCAACGCGGTGCGGACGGACTCCTCGGTCGGCAGCGCGAGCGCCTCGTCTTTCCCGTTCGTGTGCAGGCTCTGGGTGCCCCCGAGCACCGCGGCCAGCGCCTGATAGGCGACGCGGACGACGTTGTTCTCGATCTGCTGGGCGGTCAGCATCGAGCCCGCGGTCTGGGTGTGGAACTTGAGCTGTTTGGACTTGGGGTCGTCCGGATCGAAGCGCTCCTCGATGATGTCGTGCCACATCCGGCGGGCCGCGCGGAACTTGGCGACTTCCTCGAAGATGTTGTTGTGGCCGTTGAAGAAGAACGAGAGCTGCGGCGCGAAGTCGTCGACGTCGAGGCCGGCCTCGATAGCCGTCTCGACGTACTCGATGCCGTCGCCCAGCGTGAAGGCGAGTTCTTGGGCGGCCGTCGAACCGGCCTCGCGGATGTGGTAGCCCGAGATCGAGATGGTGTTGAACTTCGGCGTCTCAGAGGCACAGAAGTCGAAGATGTCCGTGATGATCCGCATCGACGACTCCGGCGGATAGATGTACGTGTTGCGCGCGATATACTCCTTCAGAATATCGTTCTGGATCGTCCCGCGAAGCTCCTCGCGGTCGACGCCCTGCTGGTCGCCCACCGCGATGTACATCGCCAGCAGCACCGATGCGGGCGCGTTGATCGTCATCGACGTCGAGACCTCGTCGAGCGGGATCCCGTCGAAGACGGTCTCCATGTCGTCGAGCGAATCGATCGCGACGCCGGCCTTCCCCACTTCGCCCGCGGCCATCGCGGCGTCGGAGTCGTAGCCCATCTGCGTCGGCAGGTCGAAGGCCATCGAGAGCCCGGTCTGGCCCTGATCGAGCAGGTAGTGATAGCGCTCGTTAGTGTCTTCCGGCGTCGAGAACCCGGCGTACTGGCGCATCGTCCAGAGCCGGCCCCGGTAGCCGGTCGAGTAGACCCCGCGCGTGTACGGCGGTTCGCCCGGGTTGCCGAGGTCCTCCTCGTAGTCGAGGTCCCCGATATCGTCGGGCGTGTAGAGCCGGTCGACCTCCTGCCCGCCCGTATCAGTCGTGAACGTTTCCTTTCGCTCGCCGAACCGCTCGAGGACCGGCTCGACGTCCGCCTCGTGCCACTCCGCCTTGCTGGCACGGATCTCCTCGAGTTCATCGGGGTCGAACATTATGGTTATCGTGGACGGGCCGGGGCTTCAACTTTGATGAACACGTCAAGCTTTCCCGTTCGTCTCGCCGGGACGGTTGAAATCGCCTCAGACGTTGTCGTCCGGGTCGTGTCGGTCGGCCATCCGCGACGCCTCCTCGGCGTAGCGCTCCCGCATCGCCGGGTCGTCGACGGTTCCGAGCGCGTCCGTCGAGACGCGGAGACCGGCCTTCGTCTCTCGAGCGGGGCCGGTAAAGCTCGTGAGCGCGCGCTCGCGGCGGTGGTACCGGCGGCCGTCTTCGGTCGCGTAGACGAGGATGACGAGATTGAGTTCGTCGTCCCCGTAGGTTCGTTCGACGAGCCAGACGCACACCGCGTCGTCCTCGCCGTCGGCTGATTCGCCGCCCTCGACCGTCGAATCGGGTTTATTCGAAGTCATGACTGTCACTCGGATCGCCACTACCGCTTATGTCTCGAGGCGTCGACGGCCCGCCTATGACCGCGGATTCGTCGGGATTGTCGGAGCCGCCGGGGCGGGCGGACGACGCGGGCGACCGCCGCCGTGCCGCCCGCTACGTCGCGCCGTTTCTGGCGCTCGGATTGGTGAACCTTGGGCTCTTGCTCCGCTGGGGACTGGACCCGCTGTGGGCGTTCGCGATCCTCCCGCCGATGCTCTTTCTCTCGGGAATCGGCTGGATCGCGTTCCGTCACGGCTTCGACCAGCGGCCCGCCGGAGCGGGATCGGACCGGTGAGACGGACCGAACGACCGGTGTCATCCGCGTCGGTTACCGGCCCGTATCGTACTTGTACGTGGCCGAGTCGGGATCGATGCCGAAGTCCTCCGGCGACTCCTCGTCGTCCGTCTCGTCGCGCCCCTCCGGCGCGCGCTTGAACGCTTCCCGGAACCGGTCGGGCATCCGGAACTCGTCGACGTCGATCGTCAGCGGCACCGCGTCGGGATCGGTACCCTCCCGTTTGTCCTCGAGGCGCTCCTGCAGAACCGCCGGCAGTTCGGACTCCTCGAGCCGCTGGAAGCCGAACTGGGCGAGGTAGGCACCCGTCCCGGTCAGGACGTAGACGGTCTCGAACCCCTGATCCCCGGCGTACTCCACGAGCCGTTCGACGATGTGGGCCCCGACGCCCTGCTCGCGCCAGCCCTCGAGGACGCCGATACTGGTCAGTTCGCAGACGGACTCGTCACCGTCGTCGGTCTTGTGGATGCGGATGCGGCCGAACCCGGCCTTCTCACCGGATTCCTCGTCGACGGCGATGACGTAGTCACGGGAGCGAAACGCCGTCTCGTCGAGTCCCATCGACTCGATGTGATCCAGCAACCAGACCTCTTCCCTGTTTTTCGCGTCCCGCACGTACATGATGCGACGTAGGAGGTGTGCAGCCAAAAGCGTTTGTGGGTTGCCAGTAACTCGTCAGTGCCGCGCTGTCGCCGCTGTGACGGCGGCGACGCGCTCGCTCGAGACACTATCAGACAAATAATCTATTTTGGCACCATATATCCATGAATGATGTTTTATACTCGAGTTAGGATAGATAGTGATCCCATATATCTCAGTATATCCGAACACGTGGGAAATACTTTTCACCCATCGTGTTCATTGTTGGCATATCATGGCCGAATGCGAACGCTGCGGCGACGAGGTGGCTCGACGGTTCACGCACCGAATCCGAACTGAGACCATGACGCACAGACGGACCCAGCGCGTCTGTGCGGCGTGTCACCCGTCCCTTCCGGACTTGCTCGAGGCCGATCGGTCGTCGGACCGGGTCGTCGCCGACGGCGGCACCCTCGCGACCGACTGTCCGGTCTGTACCGGGTACACGGTACCCGACGGCGAATCCGACGTCTGCGTCGATTGTGGCTGGACCAACGTCCGGTAGCGACGAACGATCCGCGACCGCGGGCGGTGCCGGTGATCGGACCGACTCCGAGACCGGACAGCATCGCTCATCGAATCGATTCTCGAGACGAATCACGAGCGGCGGTTCGCGTTCGCTCGAGCAGCCGTTCGATCCGGTCGTCGGTCGAGGGATGGGTCGAGAGGAGTCGGGTCAACTCGTCTTCGTCCGCTTCGGTGTGGACGTACAGGGTCGAGAGCAACCCCTGTGCGGGCTCGGCGGTGCGCTGGATCGTCCGGAGCGCGCGAGCGAGTGCGACCGGCTTGCCGGTGACCGCGGCGGCGCGGTCGTCGGCGGCGTACTCCCGCCGGCGCGAGTGTGCGCGGACGGCGAGGGTCACGAGGAGAAAGCAGGCCACGACGCCGCCCTCGACGACCTGCAGCAGTCGGCCGAACGCCGTCCGCGACCACGACGCCGGATCGCCGCGCGCCCACGCGACCGCTCGAGCGATCCCGGCCAGCGGGAGCAAGAACGGAGCCAGCACCAGAACGACCAGCCCCGCGACGGTCCGGAAGACGCTGTAGGCGAGCGTCTGTATGAACGCGTCGTAGCGCTCGAGGTGGGCGAGTTCGTGGGCGGCGAGTGCCTCGAGTTCGTCGAGCGACAGCACCCGGAGGAGCGAGCGGTCGAGGACGACGACGCCGTTTCGCTTGCTGCCCAGCGCGAAGGCGTTGGGCATTGGCAGCCGGGCGATCAGGATCGTGGGCGAATCGACGGCCATGCGGGACTCGAGTGTGTCGATCCGCCGGTAGAACCCGGGCGCGTGTGAACGCGGCAGTTCGACCGCCTCGAGGCTCGAGAGGAGTTGTTTCGTGCCGAGCCGATAGCTCAGGTAGCCGCCGAGGAGCCCAACCGCGACGATCAACAGGACCGCCGTCGCAGGGTCGGGCGCCGAGGCCCGGAGCACCGACAGCGCCCAGTAACAGACAGCCGCCAGTCCGAGATACCACACCAACAGCAGGCAGCCGACCAGTGCCATCAGGAGCCGGGTCCCCGCGGGACGAGCAGACATCGGTGTCGAACCGACCTACGGGCGGCCGGTTGAAACGGGTATCGAACTCACTCCGATTCTCTCCCCATCAACACCGTGTAAAGCGTCCAACTAGCTTGATATAGCTGTATGGCAAGTGCTTGTTCACCTCGCAGTCATCCCCTGCTCGACGAATATGATGTAGTAGCATCGATCCCGCAGACTTCGATCGGAGTTACGTCTTGAAGCACTACACGAGGTGGGCGAAACTAACGATCCAACAGTTGAAAGTCACGTTGCGTGTGGGTATCTCACGACCGTCTGTTCAGATGCACCGCACGTACGAGTAAGCCAACAGCTACCGCGAACCACAGGACTGCCCACACATCTGATGGGATCGGGTCCTCGATGATGTCGGTCAGTACCGCCACAAGATACACCGAACTAAGCAGTGCAATTCCGAGTTGTACTCTGAACGGGAGTCTGGCATAGAGGCCACCGCCAGCGGTAGTTTCATCGGGCGACATAAATTGCTGTAGGTGATTTCGATGGATAACCTTTCGGATGATCAACCTGTTCTGATAGACTTGCATACTCACCTAACTGTTGTTCTAACAATGGAAGTGTCGAATCGTGAATGTTTTAAACCGATCGAACTCGGAATGTGACATGGCTGTCAGCCAGCATTGCTTCTCGAGCAATCAGCCGGCCGATAGCGCCTCTTCGAGTTGCTCCTCGATGGCGTCCAGTTCGTCGCGTAATTCCTCGCCCTCGGCACCCTCGAGGTCGTCGATCCGGTCGGCGATCCCCTGTAGCCGCGAGTACTTCTCGTCCTCGTCGACGCTGGTCTTTTGGACGTAGACATCCTCGTCGACGTCGTAGACCTCGCTCTCCTCGAGATCGGTCACGGCGAGGACGACATCCAGTTTGTCCCGGTCGACGCCCGTCACCCACTCGCGGGGGATGCCGCGCTCGTCGAGGGCGGCGAAGATCGTTTCGGCGTCTTTGGGCTGGCGTCGCTCCCGGGTCGTCCGTCGGACGGTTCCGTAGCGGCCGTGGAGTTCCTGGTCCGGCCCGAGTCGCTCGAGCAGCGGGTCTCGAGCCGATCGCCGGACCCGGTTGGAGCCGTGCTGGAGGTCGGACGCGAGCACGTAGAGGTCCGTCAGCGAGTCGGTATCGAGGGCCGCGGGATCGTCGGCGTCGAGTTCCTCGAGCAAGGCGGCCAGCAACAGGGCGTCGTCGTGGACGCGTTCGGGCGGGTTTCGGGCGTCCGACGCGGGAACGAGAAACGGACTGTCCCCGGCGGTCCCGTCGGCGTCGTACCTGATCGTTTCGTCGTCGGCAGCGTACTCGTCGGCGAGGGTCACGACGCTGGCGTGCGGTTCGACCCCCGGCTGGAGGTGGTCGATCGAAACCTCGCCCTCGTCGAGTCGCTCGAGGAAGACGACGAACTGCTCGCGCCAGAGCGGTCGCGTCTCCCCGCTGTCGCCGAACCGGACGACGATCCGGTCGTCGTCGGTCCGCTCGACCTCGAACGGCCGCTCGGAGACGGGCGTCAGCAGTTCGGTACCCGGCTCGAGGGCCTCACACTGCTGCCGGAGGCTCGCCCACGTATCGTCGGGTTCCATACGCTGGCTACGACGAGCGGGCGGAAAAAGCGCGACCACGAATCTGCCACCGGCCCGCGATCACGGTCTCGCTGGCGGAAAGGGCGGGCTACTCGAGGACCGAGGGAAGCCGCGAGAGCGACGGGAGGTGGTAGGTCGGGGTCACGTCCGACTCGAGTCGCGCGTCGTCGTCGGATCGCGAGAGCAACACCGAGTCGATGCCCGCGTTGTCGGCCGCCCGCACGTCGACGGCTCGGTCGCCGACGTACAGCGCGTCGTCGGCCTCGAGGGAGTCCATCGCGGTCTCGATGTTCGTCGGATCGGGCTTGCGCCGGGCGAGCCCGTCGGGGGTCAGCGGACAGCCGTAGACGGTCTCGAACAGCGACCGGAGTCCGAACCGGTCGAGCAGCGTCGAGACCACGGACGGGTGGTTGTCGCTGACGATGCCGAGGGGCAACTCGAGCGACCGAACGGCGGCCACGTCGTCGTAGGCCGAGCGCAGCCCGCGCTCGACTTCCTCACACTGGGCACGGACCATCTCGCGGGCGGCCTGCGCACAAAACGCGTCGGTCTCGATGCCGAGGCTGCGACAGCGCTCGGCGATCGATTCGAAGTCGCCCCGGAGGAGCGCCTGTAGCGTCTCGGTCGCCGGTTCGGACCGGCCGAGTTGCTCGTACGTTCGGTCGAGGGCAGCGGACAGCCGCTGGGACGACGGGCTCTCGACGACGACCCCGTCGAAGTCGAACAGGACCGCATCGTACGTCATACTGGCACGGGTATTTCCGGCGGGATTATAATTCTGTTGCGATCATCGGCTCGGCAGCCCGCGATCGCCGCGGCGGTCGGGGCCCAGAGCTAAGGCGATCGCCGTGGTGTGTGGTCCCATGCTACACGCGGAAGGACCGCTTCTCACCGTCGACGTGGGCGACCGAACGGCGACCGAGACGAGCATCGACGACACGCTCGAGGCGGCGGTCGGCGGGCGGGCGGTCGCGACGGCGCTCGCCCACGAACGGATCCCGTTCGACGCGGACCCGTTCGGTCCCGAGAACCGCGCCTATCTCGCACCGGGACCGCTCCAGCAGTCCCGGATGTCCTTTACCGGCCGGCTGAACATGACCGCCCTCTCGCCGCTGACCGACGGGCTGGTCTCGAGCAACGCCGGCGGCTACCTCTCGCGGAACGTCGTCGGGACGGGGATCGGCGTCCTCGAACTCGCGGGGGCGAGCGACGAGCTGCTGGCCGTCCACGTCACCGACAGCGGCGTCGAGTTCGAGGAAGTGCCCGTACTCGAGGGTGCAACGGTGCCCGAAACGTCCGAGTACATGGCCGAACGCCACGACCTCGGGCCGGACAACTGTATCGCGATCGGGCCGGCCGGCGAGAACCGGGTCCGGTTCGCCTCGGCGATGACCTTCGACTCGCGGGCGTTCGGTCGCGGCGGACTGGGTGCCGTTCTCGGATCGAAGAACGTCAAGTGCGTCACGTTCGAGGGCGATGCGGAGCCGCCGGTCGAAATCCCGAACCCGCCGGAGATGGAGATCCACCGGGAGGCAGCGCAATCGGACGACCTACTGCGGCGACAGGGGACGACGGGCAGCACCGAGTTCATCAACGACAACTTCGCGCTTCCGACCCGGTACTTCGAGGAGTACGGGTTCGAACACGCAGACCGGATCGGCGGCAACGCCGTCGAAGCGAAGAAGTACGAGAAAGGCGCGTGCTCGGCGTGTGCCTACGCCTGTAAGCTCCCGACGCGTGACGAGGAGGCCGGCGTCGAAACCGAGGGCCCGGAGTTCGAAACCGTCTACGCGTTCGGCTCGAGCCAGGGCGTCGGGGACATCGTCGACGTGATGAAGGCGAACGAACTGTGTGACTCCCTCGGGATGGACACGATCTCCGCCGGGGTCACCGTCGCGGCCTACCTCGCGAGCGAAGACGAGTTCGGCAACGCCGACCTCGCGCGGGAACTCACCGAGAAGATCGCCTATCGCGAGGGGATCGGCGACCGCCTCGCGGAGGGCGTCGACCGCTGTCACGACGACCTCGGCGTCGACAACTACACCGTCAAGGGCACCGAGTTCGCCGCCCACGACGGGCGCGT from Natrinema versiforme includes these protein-coding regions:
- a CDS encoding HAD family hydrolase, producing MTYDAVLFDFDGVVVESPSSQRLSAALDRTYEQLGRSEPATETLQALLRGDFESIAERCRSLGIETDAFCAQAAREMVRAQCEEVERGLRSAYDDVAAVRSLELPLGIVSDNHPSVVSTLLDRFGLRSLFETVYGCPLTPDGLARRKPDPTNIETAMDSLEADDALYVGDRAVDVRAADNAGIDSVLLSRSDDDARLESDVTPTYHLPSLSRLPSVLE
- a CDS encoding GNAT family N-acetyltransferase, with amino-acid sequence MYVRDAKNREEVWLLDHIESMGLDETAFRSRDYVIAVDEESGEKAGFGRIRIHKTDDGDESVCELTSIGVLEGWREQGVGAHIVERLVEYAGDQGFETVYVLTGTGAYLAQFGFQRLEESELPAVLQERLEDKREGTDPDAVPLTIDVDEFRMPDRFREAFKRAPEGRDETDDEESPEDFGIDPDSATYKYDTGR
- a CDS encoding M48 family metalloprotease codes for the protein MALVGCLLLVWYLGLAAVCYWALSVLRASAPDPATAVLLIVAVGLLGGYLSYRLGTKQLLSSLEAVELPRSHAPGFYRRIDTLESRMAVDSPTILIARLPMPNAFALGSKRNGVVVLDRSLLRVLSLDELEALAAHELAHLERYDAFIQTLAYSVFRTVAGLVVLVLAPFLLPLAGIARAVAWARGDPASWSRTAFGRLLQVVEGGVVACFLLVTLAVRAHSRRREYAADDRAAAVTGKPVALARALRTIQRTAEPAQGLLSTLYVHTEADEDELTRLLSTHPSTDDRIERLLERTRTAARDSSRESIR
- a CDS encoding aldehyde ferredoxin oxidoreductase C-terminal domain-containing protein, translating into MLHAEGPLLTVDVGDRTATETSIDDTLEAAVGGRAVATALAHERIPFDADPFGPENRAYLAPGPLQQSRMSFTGRLNMTALSPLTDGLVSSNAGGYLSRNVVGTGIGVLELAGASDELLAVHVTDSGVEFEEVPVLEGATVPETSEYMAERHDLGPDNCIAIGPAGENRVRFASAMTFDSRAFGRGGLGAVLGSKNVKCVTFEGDAEPPVEIPNPPEMEIHREAAQSDDLLRRQGTTGSTEFINDNFALPTRYFEEYGFEHADRIGGNAVEAKKYEKGACSACAYACKLPTRDEEAGVETEGPEFETVYAFGSSQGVGDIVDVMKANELCDSLGMDTISAGVTVAAYLASEDEFGNADLARELTEKIAYREGIGDRLAEGVDRCHDDLGVDNYTVKGTEFAAHDGRVLHGQGLSYAVANRGADHMYAGMLTPEYSGELDPEGTLGKAERLVHEENASAFRDTGIVCAFGSDYVTPDRLETLFDADYAALMEIGARTVRRERHFNNQRGFDRSDDGLPYEIPDLEAAIDEYYAARGWTEDGVVPDRALEPIAPSAD